In Drosophila santomea strain STO CAGO 1482 chromosome 2L, Prin_Dsan_1.1, whole genome shotgun sequence, a single window of DNA contains:
- the LOC120444502 gene encoding UBX domain-containing protein 7, translating to MSSSEAPDALVEQVREVTACSMDEAKYYLSACANDVSAAVALFFEQAASTSTAAGSSAGAAAESLPLLDDEDEVRAPIAPVREQLILPEDDNFFASGSSSSRLSRVTQRVKVYPLRDFAREGALMEEQLQATGVYADPNAHRVRRGRAAQMVVAGQAMALNRRSTTGTATSTSRLGDLFRPPTDILYSGSLTAARDFATKRQRWLLVNVQDDNFQSQTLNRDVWSDKELKKLIRRQFTFWQVDNDTSEGRRFVAFYHCATLPYLCVIDPRTGEEVWRSAEPKLENILPDLRQFLKEHRDFIQEDAPSTSKRSATYIDDDDEIDPEASCSSTASSKGTPKKRAKVLELTEEEQLELAIKNSINENGGASGGGDGGNHKDNSPDGASDNESLEEFDDEELKGVAAASYENQLGEAKTELTALKLRLLNAAGTDEMVQLRWPSDTKLQTLRLYISQTHKHIPQDGYKLICAFPRKFLEAEHNDSSLKELGLHPSANLHLTNADDQ from the coding sequence ATGTCCAGTAGCGAGGCGCCGGATGCGCTGGTGGAGCAGGTCCGCGAGGTGACCGCTTGCTCCATGGACGAGGCCAAATATTACTTGTCTGCCTGTGCCAACGATGTGTCCGCCGCAGTGGCTCTGTTTTTCGAGCAGGCAGCGTCCACATCCACGGCGGCGGGCTCCagtgctggtgctgcagcTGAATCGCTTCCACTATTggacgacgaggatgaggtAAGGGCGCCAATTGCCCCGGTCCGTGAGCAATTGATCCTGCCCGAGGACGACAACTTTTTTGCGTCGGGCAGCAGTAGTAGCCGGCTGTCGCGTGTCACACAGCGCGTCAAGGTTTATCCCCTGCGGGACTTTGCCCGCGAGGGCGCTCTAATGGAGGAGCAACTGCAGGCCACTGGCGTCTATGCCGATCCCAATGCGCATCGAGTCCGTCGCGGACGAGCCGCCCAGATGGTGGTTGCCGGTCAGGCCATGGCACTTAACAGACGGTCGACAACCGGCACGGCCACCAGCACATCCCGCCTCGGAGACCTGTTCCGCCCGCCCACGGACATACTCTACTCCGGATCGCTAACTGCTGCCAGAGATTTTGCCACCAAGCGGCAGCGCTGGCTGCTGGTTAACGTGCAGGACGATAACTTTCAGTCGCAGACCCTGAACCGCGATGTCTGGTCAGACAAGGAGCTTAAGAAACTGATACGGCGCCAGTTCACCTTCTGGCAGGTAGACAACGACACCTCGGAGGGACGCCGCTTCGTGGCCTTCTACCACTGCGCCACTCTGCCTTACCTGTGCGTGATCGATCCCCGTACAGGCGAGGAAGTTTGGCGCAGCGCAGAGCCGAAGCTGGAGAATATCCTTCCCGATTTGAGACAGTTTTTAAAGGAGCACCGTGACTTTATCCAGGAGGATGCCCCAAGCACCTCGAAGCGTTCGGCCACGTACATCGATGATGACGACGAGATTGATCCAGAGGCTTCCTGCTCCTCGACAGCCAGTTCAAAAGGAACGCCCAAGAAACGCGCCAAGGTTCTGGAGTTAActgaggaggagcagctggagtTGGCTATCAAGAATTCCATAAACGAAAACGGTGGCGCAAGCGGTGGCGGAGACGGAGGCAACCACAAAGATAATAGTCCCGATGGAGCCAGCGATAACGAGAGCTTGGAGGAGTTCGATGACGAGGAGCTCAAGGGCGTAGCCGCCGCCTCCTACGAGAATCAGTTGGGCGAGGCCAAGACTGAATTGACTGCTCTGAAGCTGCGCCTGCTCAACGCCGCCGGAACAGATGAGATGGTTCAGCTGCGCTGGCCATCGGACACCAAACTGCAAACTTTGAGGCTGTACATCAGCCAAACGCACAAGCACATCCCTCAGGACGGCTACAAGCTCATTTGCGCCTTCCCGCGAAAATTCCTGGAGGCGGAGCACAATGATAGCTCCCTGAAGGAACTCGGCCTGCATCCGTCGGCCAATCTGCATCTCACAAACGCGGACGATCAGTAA